In Streptomyces chartreusis, the following proteins share a genomic window:
- a CDS encoding bifunctional adenosylcobinamide kinase/adenosylcobinamide-phosphate guanylyltransferase gives MELTLLGTGAPAGLPRPDCPCAACASALGGDARAATALLVDGALLLDLTPGAAFAAARAGRSLGNVRQVLLSHPHDGPAVEVPAGLPQPGRVPDGRELALLTGHRVRAVAMDAPGTGYAVTGPDGQRLLYLPPGGAPAGLENGADGMYDMVVADVVGRPDALAKLRAVGAVGPTTDVIAVHLDHDAAPGAELRRRLAAAGARAVPDGTTLEVGAYEDVPDVPRRTLVVGGARSGKSVEAERRLESFPDVLYVATGGTRGGDNEWAERVAVHRERRPGSWRTAETCDLVPLLSEDGAPLLIDCLSLWLTDAMDSVGAWDDAVWAEGGERALRDRVRGLTEAVRATRRTVVAVSNEVGSGIVPATASGRRYRDELGRLNAAFAGECEQVVLVVAGQAVVLRG, from the coding sequence GTGGAACTGACTCTCCTCGGCACCGGTGCCCCCGCGGGACTCCCCCGCCCCGACTGTCCGTGCGCTGCGTGTGCCAGTGCGCTAGGTGGTGACGCCCGGGCGGCCACCGCGCTGCTCGTGGACGGGGCGCTGCTGCTCGATCTGACGCCCGGGGCGGCGTTCGCGGCGGCGCGCGCCGGCCGTTCGCTGGGCAACGTACGGCAGGTGCTGCTGTCGCATCCGCACGACGGGCCCGCCGTCGAGGTGCCGGCCGGGCTGCCGCAGCCCGGGCGGGTGCCGGACGGGCGGGAGTTGGCGCTGCTGACGGGGCATCGGGTGCGGGCGGTGGCGATGGACGCGCCGGGCACCGGGTACGCGGTGACCGGGCCGGACGGGCAGCGGCTGCTGTACCTGCCGCCCGGGGGCGCGCCGGCCGGGCTGGAGAACGGCGCCGACGGGATGTACGACATGGTCGTCGCCGATGTGGTGGGGCGGCCGGACGCCCTGGCCAAGCTGCGGGCGGTGGGGGCCGTGGGGCCCACGACTGACGTCATCGCCGTCCATCTGGACCATGACGCGGCGCCGGGCGCGGAGTTGCGGCGCCGGCTGGCCGCGGCGGGCGCGCGGGCGGTGCCGGACGGGACGACGCTGGAAGTGGGGGCGTACGAGGACGTGCCGGACGTGCCGCGGCGGACCCTGGTGGTGGGCGGCGCCCGGTCGGGCAAGTCCGTCGAGGCGGAACGGCGGCTGGAGTCCTTCCCGGACGTGCTGTACGTCGCGACCGGCGGCACGCGGGGCGGGGACAACGAGTGGGCGGAGCGGGTGGCCGTGCACCGGGAGCGGCGGCCGGGGTCGTGGCGTACGGCGGAGACGTGCGACCTGGTGCCGCTCCTCTCCGAGGACGGGGCGCCGTTGCTGATCGACTGTCTGTCCCTGTGGCTGACGGACGCGATGGACTCCGTCGGGGCGTGGGACGACGCGGTGTGGGCGGAGGGTGGGGAGCGGGCGCTGCGGGATCGCGTGCGCGGGCTCACGGAGGCGGTGCGGGCCACTAGGCGGACCGTTGTCGCCGTGTCGAACGAGGTGGGGTCGGGGATCGTGCCGGCCACGGCGTCGGGGCGGCGGTATCGGGACGAGCTCGGGCGGTTGAACGCCGCGTTCGCGGGTGAGTGCGAGCAGGTTGTTCTGGTGGTGGCGGGGCAGGCGGTTGTGCTGCGCGGATGA
- a CDS encoding class I SAM-dependent methyltransferase produces MARQLDEQIAGRFPVGQRLRVLDVGMGGGAQALRLARAGHQVTGVEQDATLISAARAELAGEPEGIRERVRLVQSDGRDTGVHFLPGSFDVVLCHGVLMHIEEPDPMLAGLARMLAPGGLLSLLVCNGDALAMRPGLSGDWSGALSAFDATAHLPHPRVTSDDGGSPVRPGGDVRADRLSDLTATLAGIGAPLHAWYGVRVFTDTAADGAGVPADVEALLAVEERAGKADPYRSVAALLHLCGVRG; encoded by the coding sequence GTGGCCCGGCAGCTCGACGAGCAGATAGCGGGACGTTTCCCGGTCGGGCAGCGGCTGCGGGTGCTCGACGTCGGGATGGGCGGGGGCGCTCAGGCGCTTCGGCTGGCCCGCGCCGGGCACCAGGTGACCGGTGTCGAGCAGGACGCGACGCTGATCTCCGCGGCCCGTGCGGAGCTGGCCGGTGAGCCGGAGGGGATCCGGGAGCGGGTGCGGCTCGTCCAGAGCGACGGGCGGGACACCGGCGTCCACTTCCTGCCGGGCAGCTTCGACGTCGTGCTGTGCCACGGCGTGCTGATGCACATCGAGGAGCCCGATCCGATGCTGGCCGGGCTGGCCCGGATGCTCGCGCCGGGCGGTCTGCTCTCGCTGCTCGTGTGCAACGGCGACGCGCTCGCGATGCGGCCCGGCCTGTCCGGGGACTGGTCCGGGGCACTGTCCGCCTTCGACGCCACCGCCCATCTGCCCCATCCGCGGGTGACCTCGGACGACGGCGGGAGCCCGGTGCGGCCCGGGGGCGACGTACGGGCCGACCGGCTGTCGGACCTGACGGCGACGCTCGCGGGGATCGGGGCGCCGCTGCACGCCTGGTACGGCGTGCGGGTGTTCACCGACACGGCGGCGGACGGGGCCGGGGTCCCGGCGGACGTCGAGGCGCTGCTGGCGGTCGAGGAGCGGGCCGGGAAGGCCGATCCGTATCGGAGCGTTGCGGCGCTGCTGCATCTGTGCGGGGTCCGCGGCTGA
- a CDS encoding S1C family serine protease yields MDARRLRTRRPVVAVLALLCCLGLLSACSSSPFSSSSREEGDSTTQAALPRALRAVDDLQDGYLKVIRNVLPSVVQIQGRRDLGSGVVYDDQGHIVTNAHVVGDEKTFRVTTAGSEKEFTAQLVSSYPQQDLAVVKLQDPPDGLKAAKFGDSSKVEVGQIVLAMGSPLGLSSSVTQGIVSATGRTVTEGGDGTTGATIANMVQTSAAINPGNSGGALVNLDSEVIGVPTLAAVDPDVGDSAAPGIGFAIPASTVRNIADQIIEDGRVTDSGRAALGITGRTVVNDAYQAAGVAVVEVEEGGAADEAGLQPGDIITRLGDTDITTITSLSEALADEKPGDRTTVTYTRDGDRKKADVTLGEQ; encoded by the coding sequence ATGGATGCTCGCCGTTTGCGGACCCGGCGTCCGGTCGTCGCGGTCCTCGCCCTCCTGTGCTGCCTCGGCCTCCTGTCAGCCTGTTCGTCCTCCCCCTTCTCCTCGTCGTCGCGTGAGGAGGGGGATTCGACGACCCAGGCCGCCCTGCCGAGGGCGCTCCGGGCGGTGGACGACCTCCAGGACGGCTATCTGAAGGTGATCAGGAACGTGCTGCCGTCGGTCGTGCAGATCCAGGGCAGACGTGATCTGGGGTCGGGCGTGGTCTACGACGACCAGGGGCACATCGTCACCAACGCGCACGTCGTCGGCGACGAGAAGACCTTCCGCGTGACGACCGCCGGCAGCGAGAAGGAGTTCACCGCCCAGCTGGTGTCCTCCTATCCGCAGCAGGACCTCGCCGTGGTCAAGCTCCAGGACCCGCCGGACGGGCTGAAGGCGGCGAAGTTCGGGGACTCCTCGAAGGTCGAGGTGGGGCAGATCGTGCTGGCGATGGGCTCGCCGCTCGGGCTGTCGTCCAGCGTGACGCAGGGCATCGTCTCGGCGACCGGACGGACCGTCACCGAGGGCGGCGACGGCACCACGGGCGCGACGATCGCCAACATGGTGCAGACGTCGGCGGCCATCAACCCCGGCAACAGCGGTGGCGCCCTGGTGAACCTGGACAGCGAGGTCATCGGCGTGCCGACGCTGGCCGCCGTGGACCCGGACGTCGGGGACAGCGCGGCGCCCGGCATCGGGTTCGCGATCCCGGCGTCGACGGTGCGCAACATCGCCGACCAGATCATCGAGGACGGCCGGGTCACCGACTCGGGCCGGGCCGCGCTCGGCATCACCGGCCGTACCGTCGTGAACGACGCCTATCAGGCGGCCGGTGTGGCCGTGGTCGAGGTGGAGGAGGGCGGGGCGGCCGACGAGGCCGGTCTGCAGCCCGGGGACATCATCACCCGGCTGGGGGACACGGACATCACGACCATCACCTCGCTGTCCGAGGCACTGGCCGACGAGAAGCCGGGAGACCGGACGACGGTGACGTACACCCGCGACGGTGACCGGAAGAAGGCCGATGTGACGCTGGGCGAACAGTGA
- a CDS encoding DUF3043 domain-containing protein, whose amino-acid sequence MGSNPGHPVPLGFVFRSRAKEEKAQTADKALVTDSNETRHPEAPKGRPTPKRSAAQSQRRSVANTPTTRKEAAKRGREERRAAMEKQRNALAGGDERYLPARDKGPVRKFARDFIDSRFNIAEFFLPMAVVILVLSIVQVPALQNIALLLWLIVIVLIVLDSVVTGFRIKKRLAERFPDDNKRGAVAYALMRSLQMRRLRLPKPQVKRGERP is encoded by the coding sequence CTGGGGTCCAACCCCGGGCACCCCGTACCCTTGGGTTTTGTGTTCCGTAGCCGTGCGAAGGAAGAGAAGGCCCAGACCGCCGACAAGGCGCTGGTGACCGACTCCAATGAGACCCGTCACCCCGAGGCCCCGAAGGGCCGGCCCACGCCCAAGCGCAGTGCGGCCCAGTCCCAGCGTCGCAGCGTGGCCAACACGCCGACGACGCGCAAGGAGGCCGCCAAGCGCGGACGCGAAGAGCGCCGTGCCGCCATGGAGAAGCAGCGCAACGCGCTGGCCGGGGGCGACGAGCGGTACCTGCCGGCCCGTGACAAGGGTCCGGTCCGCAAGTTCGCGCGTGACTTCATCGACTCGCGTTTCAACATCGCGGAGTTCTTCCTGCCGATGGCCGTGGTCATCCTCGTGCTGAGCATCGTGCAGGTGCCCGCGTTGCAGAACATCGCGCTGCTGCTGTGGCTGATCGTGATCGTCCTCATCGTGCTGGACTCGGTCGTCACCGGCTTCCGGATCAAGAAGCGGCTCGCGGAGCGCTTCCCCGACGACAACAAGCGCGGCGCCGTCGCCTACGCGCTGATGCGCTCGCTCCAGATGCGCCGGCTCCGGCTGCCGAAGCCGCAGGTCAAGCGCGGAGAGCGGCCCTGA
- the cobT gene encoding nicotinate-nucleotide--dimethylbenzimidazole phosphoribosyltransferase, translating into MSSLNLDDFSDLIERPDGGVRRDAEARRERQIVPPGALGRLDELGEWLSAAQSAVPVRPIEQPRVVLFAGDHGIAELGVSARPAGGAGELVREILAGGRPVSVLARRLGVPVRVVDMSLDCDPESLPETVVRHRVRRGSGRIDIEDALTLEEAEAAFRAGVAVADEEADSGTDLVVLGDVSVGGTTAAGVLVAALCGTDASVVTGRGGLAIDDLVWMRKCAAIRDALRRARPVLGDQLQLLATVGGADLAAITGFLLQSAVRKLPVVLDGVVVAACALVGQRIAFRAPDWWLAAHDSGEPGQAKALDRMALEPVLDHAVRVGEGAGGLLALPTVQAAAALAAELPEKPEEAEELEEPVKPEDSEAQEAE; encoded by the coding sequence ATGAGCTCGCTTAATCTCGACGACTTCTCCGACCTGATCGAGCGCCCCGACGGTGGGGTGCGCCGTGACGCCGAGGCCCGCCGTGAGCGTCAGATCGTGCCGCCCGGTGCGCTGGGCCGCCTCGACGAACTGGGCGAGTGGCTGTCGGCGGCGCAGTCCGCGGTGCCGGTGCGGCCGATCGAACAGCCGCGGGTCGTGCTGTTCGCCGGCGATCACGGCATCGCGGAGCTGGGCGTGTCGGCGCGGCCCGCGGGCGGCGCCGGGGAGTTGGTGCGGGAGATCCTGGCGGGCGGCCGGCCCGTGTCGGTGCTCGCGCGGCGGCTCGGGGTTCCGGTGCGGGTCGTCGACATGTCGCTGGACTGCGACCCGGAGTCGCTGCCGGAGACGGTCGTACGGCATCGGGTGCGGCGCGGCAGCGGCCGTATCGACATCGAGGACGCACTGACGCTCGAGGAGGCCGAGGCGGCCTTCCGGGCCGGCGTCGCGGTGGCCGACGAGGAGGCCGACTCCGGTACGGATCTGGTGGTGCTCGGCGATGTGAGCGTCGGCGGGACCACGGCCGCGGGGGTGCTGGTCGCCGCGCTGTGCGGGACCGACGCGTCCGTGGTGACCGGGCGGGGCGGCCTCGCCATCGACGACCTCGTATGGATGCGCAAGTGCGCGGCGATCCGGGACGCGCTGCGGCGGGCCCGGCCGGTGCTCGGGGACCAGCTCCAGCTGCTGGCGACGGTGGGCGGGGCCGACCTCGCCGCGATCACCGGGTTCCTGCTCCAGAGCGCGGTGCGCAAGCTCCCCGTGGTGCTGGACGGCGTCGTCGTGGCCGCCTGCGCGCTGGTGGGCCAGCGGATCGCGTTCCGGGCGCCGGACTGGTGGCTGGCCGCGCACGACAGCGGGGAGCCGGGTCAGGCGAAGGCGCTGGACCGGATGGCCCTGGAGCCGGTGCTCGACCACGCTGTGCGGGTGGGCGAGGGGGCCGGGGGTCTGCTCGCACTGCCGACGGTCCAGGCCGCCGCGGCACTGGCGGCGGAGCTGCCGGAGAAGCCGGAGGAGGCGGAAGAGCTGGAGGAGCCGGTGAAGCCGGAGGACTCCGAGGCGCAGGAAGCCGAATAG
- a CDS encoding sensor histidine kinase, with protein MSTLERARRHLKAHPMALDTALAVGVLACMVAGSFVDPHGKSGVTWALRTPDVLSLLLITLGSAALAFRRRAPMTVLALTGAVSLVESVTGDPRAPVAMSAVIALYTVASTTDRTTTWRVGLLTITVLTGAAMLAGPLPWYAQENLAIFAWTGIGATAGDAVRSRRAVVAAIRERAERAERTREEEARRRVAEERLRIARDLHDVVAHHIALVNVQAGVAAHVMDRRPDQAKEALAHVREASRSALNELRATVGLLRQSGDPEAPTEPAPGLDRLDELAGTFRSAGLPVEVARTDQGTTLPAAVDLAAYRVIQEALTNVQKHAGTAAKAEVSVVRVGPNVEITVLDDGAGDDDTVEGGGHGLLGMRERVTALRGTLTTGPRYGGGFRVHAILPVKSRTRAAEDAV; from the coding sequence GTGAGCACCCTCGAACGCGCCAGGCGGCACCTCAAAGCACACCCCATGGCGCTGGACACGGCGCTGGCGGTCGGTGTGCTGGCGTGCATGGTGGCCGGCTCGTTCGTGGACCCGCACGGGAAGAGCGGCGTCACCTGGGCCCTGCGCACCCCGGACGTGCTCAGCCTCCTGCTCATCACCCTCGGCTCCGCGGCCCTGGCCTTCCGCCGCCGCGCCCCCATGACGGTGCTCGCCCTGACCGGCGCGGTCTCCCTCGTGGAGTCCGTCACCGGTGACCCCCGCGCCCCGGTCGCCATGTCCGCGGTCATCGCCCTCTACACCGTCGCCTCGACCACCGACCGCACCACCACCTGGCGCGTCGGCCTGCTCACCATCACCGTGCTGACCGGCGCGGCGATGCTCGCAGGACCGCTGCCCTGGTACGCCCAGGAGAACCTCGCGATCTTCGCCTGGACCGGCATCGGCGCCACCGCGGGCGACGCGGTCCGCAGCCGCCGAGCCGTCGTCGCCGCCATCCGCGAGCGCGCCGAGCGGGCCGAGCGCACCCGCGAGGAGGAGGCCCGCCGTCGCGTCGCCGAGGAGCGGCTGCGCATCGCCCGGGACCTGCACGACGTCGTCGCCCACCACATAGCCCTGGTCAACGTGCAGGCAGGCGTCGCCGCCCACGTCATGGACCGGCGGCCCGACCAGGCCAAGGAGGCCCTCGCCCACGTGCGCGAGGCGAGCCGCTCCGCGCTGAACGAACTGCGGGCCACCGTCGGTCTGCTGCGGCAGTCCGGCGACCCGGAGGCGCCCACCGAACCCGCCCCCGGCCTCGACCGCCTCGACGAACTCGCGGGCACCTTCCGCAGCGCCGGCCTCCCCGTCGAGGTCGCCCGCACCGACCAGGGCACCACCCTCCCGGCCGCCGTGGACCTGGCCGCCTACCGGGTCATCCAGGAGGCGCTCACCAATGTGCAGAAGCACGCGGGCACGGCCGCCAAGGCCGAGGTGAGCGTCGTGCGCGTCGGGCCGAACGTCGAGATCACCGTCCTCGACGACGGCGCCGGCGACGACGACACCGTCGAGGGCGGCGGCCACGGCCTGCTCGGCATGCGCGAGCGCGTCACCGCCCTGCGTGGCACCCTCACCACCGGCCCGCGCTACGGCGGCGGCTTCCGCGTCCATGCGATCCTGCCGGTCAAGAGCCGTACCCGCGCCGCCGAGGACGCCGTATGA
- a CDS encoding PspA/IM30 family protein: MGMIFRAKANKALDRAEDPRETLDYSYQKQLELLQKVRRGVADVATSRKRLELQLNQLQQQSSKLEDQGRKALALGREDLAREALSRRAALQQQVTDLETQHATLQGEEEKLTLAAQRLQAKVDAFRTKKETIKATYTAAQAQTRIGEAFSGISEEMGDVGLAIQRAEDKTAQLQARAGAIDELLASGALDDQSGMHKDDIQAELDRLSGGTDVELELQRMKAELAGGPSGGQQAIEGGSGQQSQQQPQDTPRFDKQ, encoded by the coding sequence ATGGGGATGATCTTCCGCGCGAAGGCGAACAAGGCCCTTGATCGGGCCGAGGACCCGCGCGAGACCCTCGATTACTCGTACCAGAAGCAGCTGGAGCTGCTCCAGAAGGTGCGCCGCGGCGTCGCCGACGTCGCCACGTCGCGCAAGCGTCTGGAGCTCCAGCTGAACCAGCTGCAGCAGCAGTCGTCGAAGCTGGAGGACCAGGGCCGCAAGGCGCTCGCGCTGGGCCGCGAGGACCTGGCCCGCGAGGCGCTCTCGCGCCGCGCCGCCCTCCAGCAGCAGGTGACGGACCTGGAGACCCAGCACGCGACCTTGCAGGGCGAGGAGGAGAAGCTCACCCTCGCGGCCCAGCGGCTCCAGGCCAAGGTCGACGCCTTCCGCACCAAGAAGGAGACGATCAAGGCCACGTACACCGCGGCCCAGGCCCAGACCCGGATCGGCGAGGCGTTCTCCGGCATCTCCGAGGAGATGGGCGACGTCGGCCTGGCGATCCAGCGGGCCGAGGACAAGACGGCCCAGCTCCAGGCCCGCGCCGGCGCCATCGACGAGCTGCTCGCCTCCGGTGCCCTGGACGACCAGTCGGGCATGCACAAGGACGACATCCAGGCCGAGCTGGACCGGCTCTCCGGTGGTACGGATGTAGAGCTGGAACTGCAGCGCATGAAGGCGGAGCTGGCGGGCGGCCCGTCGGGCGGCCAGCAGGCCATCGAGGGCGGCTCGGGCCAGCAGTCCCAGCAGCAGCCGCAGGACACCCCGCGCTTCGACAAGCAGTAG
- a CDS encoding response regulator, producing MTIRVLLADDQALLRSAFRVLVDSEPDMEVVGEASDGAEAVRLAKERGADVVLMDIRMPGTDGLAATRMISADPALAHVRVVILTTFEVDDYVVQSLRAGASGFLGKGSEPDELLSAIRVAAGGEALLSPAATKGLIARFLAQGDGADDDRDPARAERLDALTGREREVLVQVAGGHSNDEIAERLEVSPLTVKTHVNRAMSKLGARDRAQLVVIAYESGLVRPRVE from the coding sequence ATGACCATCCGCGTCCTGCTCGCCGACGACCAGGCCCTGCTGCGCAGCGCCTTCCGGGTGCTGGTCGACTCCGAGCCCGACATGGAGGTCGTCGGCGAGGCGTCCGACGGTGCCGAGGCGGTGCGCCTTGCCAAGGAGCGCGGCGCCGACGTCGTCCTGATGGACATCCGGATGCCCGGCACCGACGGCCTCGCCGCCACCCGCATGATCAGCGCCGACCCGGCCCTCGCCCACGTCCGCGTCGTCATCCTCACCACCTTCGAGGTCGACGACTACGTCGTGCAGTCCCTGCGCGCGGGAGCCTCCGGATTCCTCGGCAAGGGCTCCGAACCCGACGAACTCCTCAGCGCCATCCGCGTCGCGGCCGGCGGCGAGGCGCTGCTCTCGCCGGCCGCCACCAAGGGCCTGATCGCCCGCTTCCTCGCCCAGGGCGACGGCGCGGACGACGACCGCGACCCGGCGCGCGCCGAGCGGCTCGACGCCCTCACCGGCCGCGAGCGCGAGGTCCTGGTCCAGGTCGCCGGCGGACACTCCAACGACGAGATCGCCGAGCGCCTGGAGGTCAGCCCGCTGACCGTGAAGACGCACGTCAACCGGGCCATGTCCAAGCTCGGCGCCCGCGACCGGGCCCAGCTCGTGGTGATCGCGTACGAGTCGGGGCTGGTACGTCCAAGGGTGGAGTGA
- a CDS encoding class I SAM-dependent methyltransferase, which translates to MTATAPPERPRADCAFTPAGCREHTYVPRHLGLTRRGPRRLRAAARVALPLPEPESWLDVGTGYARFPETAKEVFPYTAFDGLDPTYRVLHGRVAERVEEAHVGSLTDPRVTARLRARYDVVSMFRHLEHAPDPREELRAALTVLRPGGHLLLELPNPRCLFAGLLGRLWVPHSPPGHLHLLPMETLCDELRAQGCTIVATGHRTAHIPYDLAAATSLVLSYLLPGLLSPLGSPLVAAAWTLDHLLAPLLRATRYSNAYRVIARKEPT; encoded by the coding sequence ATGACCGCGACCGCACCCCCCGAACGCCCCCGCGCCGACTGCGCGTTCACCCCCGCCGGGTGCCGGGAGCACACCTACGTCCCGCGCCACCTGGGACTCACCCGGCGCGGCCCGCGCCGGCTGCGCGCCGCGGCCCGCGTGGCGCTCCCCCTCCCCGAGCCGGAGAGCTGGCTGGATGTCGGCACGGGTTACGCCCGCTTCCCGGAGACGGCGAAGGAGGTCTTCCCCTACACGGCGTTCGACGGCCTGGACCCGACCTACCGGGTCCTGCACGGACGGGTGGCCGAGCGGGTCGAGGAGGCCCACGTCGGCAGCCTCACCGACCCGCGCGTCACCGCCCGCCTGCGCGCCCGCTACGACGTCGTCAGCATGTTCCGCCACCTGGAACACGCCCCCGACCCCCGCGAGGAACTGCGCGCCGCCCTCACGGTCCTGCGCCCGGGCGGCCATCTCCTCCTCGAACTGCCCAACCCCCGCTGCCTGTTCGCCGGCCTGCTCGGCAGACTCTGGGTCCCGCACAGCCCTCCGGGCCATCTGCACCTGCTGCCCATGGAGACCCTGTGCGACGAACTCCGCGCCCAGGGCTGCACGATCGTCGCGACGGGCCACCGCACCGCCCACATCCCCTACGACCTCGCGGCCGCGACCTCGCTGGTGTTGTCGTACCTGCTGCCGGGCCTGCTGTCGCCCCTGGGCTCCCCCCTGGTGGCCGCCGCCTGGACCCTGGACCACCTCCTGGCCCCACTCCTGCGGGCCACCCGCTACTCGAACGCCTACCGAGTCATCGCCCGCAAGGAACCGACCTGA
- the pspAA gene encoding PspA-associated protein PspAA, with protein sequence MIVRIMGEGQVKLSDSHLPELNKLDDELLVEMENGDGPGFRRTLTALLSKVRELGTPLPDDSLEPSELILPSSDATLEEVRELLSDDGLIPG encoded by the coding sequence ATGATCGTCCGGATCATGGGTGAGGGGCAGGTGAAGCTGTCCGACAGCCACCTGCCCGAGCTCAACAAGCTCGACGACGAGCTCCTCGTGGAGATGGAGAACGGCGACGGCCCCGGCTTCCGCCGCACCCTCACCGCTCTCCTGTCCAAGGTCCGCGAACTGGGCACGCCCCTGCCCGACGACTCCCTCGAACCGTCGGAACTGATCCTGCCGTCCTCGGACGCGACCCTCGAAGAGGTCCGGGAGCTCCTCAGCGACGACGGTCTGATTCCGGGATAG
- a CDS encoding adenosylcobinamide-GDP ribazoletransferase, which produces MTPPHLHGLRFAFGTLSVIPVRVSRWDREAARGGMLCAPLVGVVLGCGAALLALVLLFLGAGSLLAAVAAAAVPAALTRGLHLDGLADTADGLGSGKPAEDALRIMKQSDIGPFGVITLVFVLLAQVAALSRLYDDSWARGALATVVAAVAARLALTLAARTGVPAARPEGLGAAVAGVVPVRGAVAVALAVTGAAAAAGALLGTDDLARTALAVLAALAVAELLLRHCTRRFGGITGDVFGGLAETAATTALVVLSLG; this is translated from the coding sequence ATGACCCCGCCGCACCTGCACGGTCTCCGTTTCGCCTTCGGCACCCTGAGCGTGATCCCCGTCAGGGTGAGCCGCTGGGACCGGGAGGCGGCACGCGGCGGGATGCTCTGCGCCCCGCTGGTGGGGGTCGTGCTCGGCTGCGGTGCCGCCCTGCTCGCGCTGGTGCTGCTGTTCCTCGGCGCCGGCTCCCTCCTCGCCGCCGTCGCGGCCGCCGCCGTGCCCGCCGCGCTGACCCGTGGGCTGCATCTCGACGGGCTCGCCGACACCGCCGACGGGCTCGGCAGCGGCAAGCCCGCCGAGGACGCCCTGCGGATCATGAAGCAGTCGGACATCGGGCCGTTCGGCGTCATCACGCTCGTGTTCGTGCTGCTCGCGCAGGTGGCCGCGCTGTCGCGGCTGTACGACGACTCATGGGCCCGGGGTGCCCTCGCCACCGTCGTCGCGGCCGTCGCCGCCCGCCTCGCCCTGACCCTCGCCGCCCGGACCGGCGTACCCGCCGCCCGGCCGGAGGGGCTGGGGGCCGCGGTGGCCGGCGTCGTCCCGGTACGGGGTGCGGTGGCCGTCGCCCTGGCCGTGACCGGGGCCGCCGCCGCGGCGGGAGCACTGCTCGGGACGGACGACCTCGCCCGCACCGCCCTCGCGGTCCTCGCCGCACTCGCCGTCGCCGAACTCCTCCTACGGCACTGCACGCGCCGCTTCGGCGGCATCACCGGCGATGTCTTCGGCGGCCTCGCGGAGACGGCGGCGACGACCGCGCTCGTGGTGCTCTCCCTGGGCTGA